A single window of Gossypium hirsutum isolate 1008001.06 chromosome A10, Gossypium_hirsutum_v2.1, whole genome shotgun sequence DNA harbors:
- the LOC107914564 gene encoding cationic peroxidase 1-like precursor (The RefSeq protein has 2 substitutions compared to this genomic sequence) → MASKTCSPSNKLRFLLGMVLFLLMNMATAQLSSTFYSTTCPRALSTIKSAVNSAVSNEARMGASLPRLHFHDCFVNGCDGSILLDDTANMTGEKTAVPNSNSARGFEVIDTIKSQVESLCPGVVSCADIVAVAARDSVVALGGPSWIVLLGRRDSTTASLSAANSNIPAPTLNLSGLITAFSNKGFTAKEMVALSGSHTIGQARCTTFRTRIYNETNIDSTFATSLRANCPSNGGDNSLSPLDTTSSTSFDNAYFKNLQGQKGLLHSDQQLFSGGSTDSQVNAYSSNLGSFTTDFANAMVKMGNLSPLTGTSGQIRTNCRKAN, encoded by the exons ATGGCTTCCAAAACTTGTTCCCCTTCTAACAAGTTGAGATTCCTCCTAGGAATGGTTTTATTTCTTCTTATGAATATGGCCACTGCCCAGTTGTCCTCTACCTTCTATTCAACAACATGCCCTAAAGCACTTTCCACCATTAAATCAGCAGTCAACTCTGCTGTGTCCAATGAAGCTCGCATGGGGGCTTCTTTGCTTCGTCTTCATTTCCACGATTGCTTTGTCAAT GGATGCGATGGATCCATACTGTTGGATGATACAGCAAATATGACAGGAGAAAAAACAGCTGTTCCAAACAGCAATTCAGCCAGGGGATTTGAAGTTATTGATACCATCAAATCTCAGGTGGAGAGTTTGTGCCCTGGTGTTGTTTCTTGTGCTGATATTGTTGCAGTTGCTGCTCGTGATTCTGTTGTTGCT CTTGGAGGGCCTAGTTGGATAGTTCTTTTGGGTAGAAGAGATTCAACCACTGCAAGCTTGAGTGCTGCTAATTCCAAcatccctgctccaactttgaaTCTTAGTGGTCTCATCACTGCTTTTTCAAACAAAGGTTTCACTGCTAAAGAAATGGTAGCCCTCTCAG GATCTCACACCATCGGACAAGCCAGGTGTACCACTTTCCGGACAAGAATCTACAATGAAACCAACATCGACTCCACCTTCGCGACATCGTTAAGAGCGAACTGCCCAAGCAATGGTGGAGACAACAGCCTGTCCCCACTGGATACCACAAGCTCCACATCATTTGACAATGCATATTTCAAGAATTTGCAGGGGCAGAAAGGGTTATTACACTCTGATCAACAGCTATTTAGTGGGGGTTCCACAGATTCTCAGGTTAATGCTTATAGTTCCAACTTGGGATCTTTCACCACAGATTTTGCTAATGCGATGGTAAAGATGGGAAACCTTAGCCCACTCACTGGAACAAGCGGTCAAATCAGGACGAACTGCAGGAAAGCCAATTGA